From a region of the Kwoniella mangroviensis CBS 8507 chromosome 1 map unlocalized Ctg01, whole genome shotgun sequence genome:
- a CDS encoding acetate kinase translates to MASYLLAINCGSSSIKGKLYGIPKSPSDPLDSQASLEVVNIGSTDEKVKIKITWEGDKGENLEEEGKNGDEVDYESLIPFLLDHLSSSAVNLKTDDIKYVTHRIVHGGAHTKGIIVTKEHEEALEEMDKLSEFAPLHNHHAVVAVRSCLDALPHHTSLMVFDTLFHASIPEEVYTYALPPPDRELVMPLRKYGFHGLSYASIVQSISQHLDEEPKDINLVVAHLGSGASACCIKNGESIDTTMGLTPLEGLIGGTRSGTIDPTAIFHLTANPAEGVDFKDYTVSKAEILLNKKSGLSALAGTTNFGTIISRLSFTSGCTKEEHERAVLAYKVYLDRLMNYISQYLFKLLSTSSIDKIDGLVFSGGIGEKGSKLREDVLNRLQWLGVELDKSKNDGKHTGKVTEITTEKSKLKAWVVETDEEGWSAKLARDEFGF, encoded by the exons ATGGCTTCCTACCTCTTAGCGATCAATTGcggatcatcttctatcaAAGGTAAACTGTATGGTATACCAAAATCACCTTCCGACCCATTAGATTCCCAAGCCTCTCTGGAAGTGGTGAATATAGGGTCGACAGacgagaaggtgaagataaagatCACATGGGAAGGAGATAAGGGGGAGAAtctagaggaagagggtaaAAACGGTGACGAGGTCGATT ACGAATctctcatccccttcttgctcgatcatctctcttcatctgccgTTAACCTCAAGACCGATGATATCAAATATGTGACGCACAGAAT TGTCCATGGAGGAGCGCATACGAAAGGAATAATCGTCACTAAAGAACATGAAGAAGCCTTGGAAGAAATGGACAAATTATCTGAATTTGCTCCTCTTCAT AACCACCACGCAGTAGTGGCCGTCAGATCATGTCTCGACGCCCTACCACACCATACATCACTGATGGTGTTCGATACACTCTTCCAT GCATCAATCCCCGAGGAAGTATATACCTATGCACTCCCACCACCCGATAGAGAACTTGTCATGCCTTTGAGGAAA TACGGTTTCCATGGTTTATCATACGCTTCGATCGTACAATCCATATCTCAGCATTTGGATGAAGAGCCCAAAGATATAAATCTGGTGGTAGCGCATTTAGGGAGTGGAGCTTCGGCTTGTTGTATCAAGAATGGAGAGTCGATCGATACCA CGATGGGTCTGACACCTCTCGAAGGCCTCATAGGAGGTACAAGATCAGGTACGATCGACCCAACAGCTATCTTCCACTTAACTGCCAATCCTGCTGAAGGTGTGGATTTCAAGGATTACACTGTGTCGAAGGCTGAGATCTTGTTGAACAA AAAATCCGGTCTCTCCGCCCTTGCCGGTACAACCAACTTCGGTACCATCATCTCCCGTCTCTCCTTTACTTCAGGCTGTACGAAAGAAGAACACGAACGTGCTGTTTTAGCATATAAGGTCTACCTGGACAGACTAATGAATTACATCTCTCAGTATCTGTTCAAACTCTTATCGACATCTTCGATAGATAAAATCGATGGATTGGTATTTTCAGGAGGAAtaggagagaaaggatcTAAGTTACGTGAGGATGTTTTAAACAGATTACAATGGTTAGGTGTAGAATTGGATAAATCAAAGAATGATGGGAAACATACTGGGAAAGTCACAGAGATCACAACGGAGAAAAGCAAGTTGAAAGCTTGGGTCGTAGAGACGGATGAGGAAGGGTGGAGTGCGAAGTTGGCAAGGgatgaatttggattttAA
- a CDS encoding acyl carrier protein encodes MYRNIPLLRSALPSLRPTLRATAVSAIKPQNVVFQYRSYAAAAGLSKDDITSRVLDVLKSFEKVDSTKLTPGASFTSDLGLDSLDAVEVVMAIEEEFAIEIPDAEADEITTVQKAIDYVSHSPEG; translated from the exons ATGTACAGAAACATCCCCCTCCTCCGATCCGCTCTTCCCTCCCTCCGACCCACCCTCCGAGCTACCGCCGTCTCAGCTATCAAACCTCAAAACGTGGTTTTCCAATATAGAAGTTATGCTGCCGCTGCTGGACTGAGTAAAGACGATATCACTTCGAGGGTGTTGGACGTATTGAAGAGTTTCGAAAAAGTTGATTCTACCAAG CTCACACCAGGAGCTTCATTCACCTCTGATCTCGGACTCGACTCCCTCGATGCCGTAGAGGTAGTCATGgccatcgaagaagaattCGCCATTGAGATTCCCGATGCTGAAGCCGATGAAATCACCACTGTTcaaaaag CTATCGATTACGTATCTCAC TCTCCAGAAGGTTAG
- a CDS encoding mitochondrial 54S ribosomal protein bL17m has product MKHGINQRKLGRMPAHRIALLRNLVSALLHHETIKTTLPKAKEAARMAEKIITLGKKGTNPSRSKAMAYLMPPHNSPSPSPIASSSTLSTDPEQFIAPKSLLPKLFDELSLRYAERPGGYTRIHKFGRRQGDNAPHAIVTLVDGPRDLQFEMLAREVGKSSLDLLERKGGKLDEIDEGWEGLGEKTRLKVEKVLKYKSEDEKREFKLKAKEFADYIQAEEAAYGGVRSPKVSPDAPAFRKPGMNVPKSGRLLHAGERLSGVSTHTTGLGLARGALARTPRGKSQVDKSPRFWGQARLPEGVVAEVL; this is encoded by the exons ATGAAACACGGTATAAATCAACGTAAATTGGGTAGGATGCCCGCTCATAGGATAGCcctgttgag AAATCTCGTATCTGCATTGCTACATCATGAAACGATCAAGACAACTTTACCTAAAGCCAAGGAAGCCGCCAGGATGGCTGAGAAG ATCATCACattaggaaagaaaggtaCCAACCCTTCTAGAAGTAAAGCCATGGCATATCTGATG CCCCCACATAACTCgccttccccttctccaatcgcctcctcatcaaccctttccaCCGATCCCGAACAATTCATAGCCCCCAAATCACTCTTACCCAAACTATTCGACGAACTATCCCTGCGATACGCCGAACGCCCAGGAGGATACACCCGAATACATAAATTCGGTAGACGACAAGGTGACAACGCCCCTCATGCTATCGTTACTTTGGTTGATGGACCGAGAGATCTGCAGTTTGAGATGCTAGCTAGGGAAGTAGGTAAATCGTCTTTGGACCTTTtagagaggaagggagggaagttagatgagattgatgaaggttgGGAAGGACTTGGGGAAAAGACGAGATTGAAAGTTGAGAAAGTGTTGAAGTAtaagagtgaagatgagaagagggaattCAAGTTGAAAGCTAAGGAATTTGca GACTACATCCAAGCTGAGGAAGCTGCCTATGGAGGAGTACGATCACCGAAAGTATCCCCTGACGCACCCGCATTTAGAAAACCAGG TATGAACGTCCCAAAATCTGGTCGATTGTTACATGCCGGAGAGAGATTATCAGGTGTATCAACACATACTACCGGTTTGGGTCTTGCCAGAGGTGCATTAGCGAGGACACCGAGAGGTAAATCCCAGGTGGATAAATCGCCTAGGTTCTGGGGTCAGGCCAGGTTACCTGAGGGAGTGGTTGCTGAGGTGTTGTAG
- a CDS encoding casein kinase I isoform delta: MAYGAPPPQNRMTSMDLRVGGKYRIGKKIGSGSFGDIYLGVNIVSGEEVAIKLESVKAKHPQLEYESKVYKTLAGGVGVPFVRWYGTECDYNAMVLDLLGPSLEDLFNFCNRKFSLKTVLLLADQLISRVEYIHSRNFIHRDIKPDNFLMGIGKRGNQVNVIDFGLAKKYRDPKTHLHIPYRENKNLTGTARYTSINTHLGVEQSRRDDLESLGYVLMYFLRGQLPWQGLKAATKKQKYDRIMEKKMTTPTEVLCRGFPNEFAIYLNYCRSLRFDDKPDYSYLRKLFRDLFVREGFQYDYVFDWSVQPSKVQQQQQQDEAHLAAQQQAMQQKRRVMPEEQLGVGENQRQLRSQTRNNAREQGGW; this comes from the exons atGGCGTACGGTGCACCCCCTCCACAAAACAGGATGACTTCTATGGATCTTAGAGTCGGTGGGAAGTACAGGATCggaaagaagattggtaGTGGTTCTTTCG GTGATATCTACCTCGGTGTGAACATCGTTTCCGGAGAGGAAGTCGCCATCAAGCTCGAATCCGTTAAAGCTAAGCACCCTCAACTCGAGTATGAATCCAAAGTCTACAAGACTCTTGCTGGTGGTGTCGGTGTACCCTTCGTGAGATGGTACGGTACCGAGTGTGATTACAACGCGATGGTGCTGGACTTACT TGGTCCATCCCTTGAAGACCTTTTCAACTTCTGTAACCGAAAATTCTCTCTCAAGACCGTCCTTCTCCTTGCCGATCAACTCATCTCCCGAGTCGAATACATCCATTCACGAAACTTCATTCACAGAGATATCAAACCCGACAACTTCTTGATGGGTATCGGTAAACGAGGTAACCAAGTCAACgtgattgattttggtttgGCCAAGAAATACCGAGACCCCAAAACCCACCTCCACATTCCTTACAGGGAGAACAAGAACTTGACTGGTACTGCCCGATACACCTCTATCAACACTCACCTGGGTGTGGAGCAATCtcgaagagatgatttggaatcGTTAGGCTATGTGCTTATG TACTTCCTCCGAGGTCAACTCCCTTGGCAAGGTCTCAAGGCCGCTACCAAGAAGCAAAAGTACGACCGAATCAtggagaaga AGATGACCACTCCTACCGAAGTACTCTGTCGAGGATTCCCCAACGAATTCGCCATCTACCTCAATTACTGTCGAAGCCTCCGATTCGATGATAAACCAGATTACTCTTATCTTCGAAAATTGTTCCGAGACTTGTTCGTCAGAGAAGGTTTCCAATACGATTACGTGTTCGACTGGTCCGTCCAACCCTCCAAAgtccaacagcaacaacaacaagatgaagctCATTTGGCTGCCCAACAACAAGCGATGCAACAAAAGAGACGAGTCATGCCTGAGGAACAACTTGGTGTGGGAGAGAACCAACGACAATTGAGGAGTCAGACTAGGAATAATGCGAGAGAACAAGGTGGTTGGTAA